The nucleotide sequence TCTAACGTGGCTAGTTGATCACTCATCTAACAGCCTCCTTTTGTCTTACCCTATTTCTATCTTGACACAGAGAAGGGTAGTAATATGTTATTTTGAGAAAAATGTTAACACAAACAGGATTGTTAATATTATGGACAGATTACTTAAATTTTTAGGACTTTTTCTATTACTATTGACTACAAACTTAGCTGCTAGCAAACAAGCTTGGGCTAATCAAGATGTCATTGTCGATGCAGGTATGGAACAAGAAGACGTGGAGATGCGTTCAGGACCGGGAGATGATTACGAGTTAGTAGAAACAGTTCCTGATGGTACTATAGTCATGCTTTGTGATGATTGTACACCAGAAGAACTAACTCAAGAAGATGCTAACGGTTGTGAATGGTATAGTGTTGCTTTGATGGATGAGGAAGTCAGCGGTTTTATTAGGGGTGATTTTTTGTATAAACGATATTTTGGTAATCTAGCTGAGAATTGTTCAACATCATCTTAGATAGTTAAGGTTTTTTGGGGATAAAAATTAGTAAAGATCCTAATTATCTTATCCTCACAACCTGAAGCGAGCATTTTACCATTATGACTAAATTTGACAACTGTGACGCTATTGGGGTGAGGAATGGTAGCGAGTAAATTACCATTGCTTAAATTCCAGAGTTTCACAGTTTTATCTTTACTACTACTAGCTAAGAATTTACCATTAGGACTAATCCCTACGGAAGTTACTTCATTGGTGTGTCCTGTTAAACTTATCATCTCTTTAGCTTGCTGAAGATCCCAAATTTTGATCGTTTTATCTTTGCTTCCAGTGACTACTAAACGACCATTGGGGTGAAAAGCGATCGCGCTTACACCTCCAAACCAATCAGAATGTCCCTTTAGTATCATACTCTTATGATCGCTTAAAGACCAAATCCTCAAAGTCCTATCACCAATATCACCACCACTAGCTAGTAAACTACCATCCTGATTAAAACAGAGTGAGAGTACCCCATCGGTATGATCTTCTAGGGTGGATATAATCTCACCCGTATCTAGAGACCAAAGGATAATTTTTTTATCTTTACCACCGCTAGCGATGATTGTTCCTTCGGGATGTACTGCTAAACTAGTTATTGCTTGTTCATGTCCTGTCAGGGTTTTAACTTGTTGGTTAGTAAGTAGAGACCAAATGCGTAGGATGAGATCGTCTCCTCCACTAGCTAAAAGATTTAACTCAGAACTAATCGCTACCGCGTTAACCTTACAAAACCACTCATTAACACCATGTCCTGTCAGTACTAGAGTTTTATCTTGTTGAAGATTCCAGAGTCTGACGGTTTTGTCTTGACTTCCACTGGCTAGAATATTATTTTCATCGTTAAAATCTAGGGCTAAAACTTTATCTGTATGTCCTTGGAGTCTTTTTGCAGATACTAGCTGGTTCATGGCAGTTAGTTAAATAATAAAAATATATATCTTATCGTACATACTGTTAAGAGTTCAGATTATTTGATTCTAACCAATTTAGTAAATCAT is from Gloeocapsa sp. DLM2.Bin57 and encodes:
- a CDS encoding WD40 repeat domain-containing protein, translating into MNQLVSAKRLQGHTDKVLALDFNDENNILASGSQDKTVRLWNLQQDKTLVLTGHGVNEWFCKVNAVAISSELNLLASGGDDLILRIWSLLTNQQVKTLTGHEQAITSLAVHPEGTIIASGGKDKKIILWSLDTGEIISTLEDHTDGVLSLCFNQDGSLLASGGDIGDRTLRIWSLSDHKSMILKGHSDWFGGVSAIAFHPNGRLVVTGSKDKTIKIWDLQQAKEMISLTGHTNEVTSVGISPNGKFLASSSKDKTVKLWNLSNGNLLATIPHPNSVTVVKFSHNGKMLASGCEDKIIRIFTNFYPQKTLTI